The Lacticaseibacillus rhamnosus DNA window CGGCTTCATGCTGATTATGGGGATAATGATTCCTGTTTCGGCTTGGCTGCTGGATAAGTTCAACGTTAAACATCTTTATTTAACCGCCATGACGATTTTCTTTTTGGGATCGCTGCTTTGTTGGCTCGCCAATGATTTTCAAATGTTGCTGCTCGGGCGACTCATTCAGGCAATCGGCGTTGGGATGTCGATGCCAACTTTCCAGACCGTCATGTTCACCATTTTCCCGCCTGAAAAACGCGGTAGTGCCATGGGGTTGGCCGGCATTGTGATCGGGTTGGCGCCGGCAATTGGCCCGACGCTTTCCGGTTGGATTCTGCTGCATCACACCTGGCGTGCATTGTTTGCGGTCATTATGCCCATCGCTGCCGGCGTTGTTCTTTTGGCGATTTACAGCATGCGTCAGGTGCTGCCTACTTCGCATCCCAAAATTGATGTGCCGTCCATTATTGCCTCAACGTTAGGTTTTGGTGGATTATTGTATGGCTTTTCAACGGTTGGTGACGCTGGCTGGACAGATTCGCAGGTACTCATCAGTCTGGCGATTGGGATCGTTTTTGTGGCCCTTTTTTGCTGGCGGCAGTTGCATCTCAAAACCCCGCTGTTGGAGTTACGGGTTTTTAAATCGAAAACCTTTACTTTGAGTGTCATTTTGACCGCTGTTGCTTTCATGTCCATGGTTGGCGTGGAAATGGTACTGCCGATGTACATTCAAACGATTCGCGGCGAAAGTGCTTTTCACTCTGGAATGATCCTTTTCCCCGGCGCCATTATGATGGGGATCATGAGTCCGATTACTGGCCGGATTTTTGACAAAATCGGAGCTAAGCGTTTGGCCGTAGCTGGGTTATTTCTCTTAGTTGCCGGTACGCTGCCATTGATGACTGTCACCGCAACAACACCGCTAATTTACATCACGGCCATTTATACGGTGCGGATGTTTGGTATCACCATGGTAACGATGCCCGTCACCACTGCCGGTATGAATGCACTGCCAACCCATCTCATCAACCACGGCACTGCGGTTAACAATACGATTCGGCAAGTCGCGGCTTCAATCGGCACCGCCATCTTGGTTTCGGTTTTATCCGTCGTCACAAAAGGCGCCACGCCCTCGGCTAGCGGGAAAGTCCTGGATCCGATTGACTACACCAACGCGATGCATCAAGCAACTCTTGCCGGATATCGTGCTGCTTTTGCAGTTTCGCTGGTCATGGCCGCTTTAGGGTTAGTTCTGAGTTTCTTCTTGAATAACGATGCCATGGATCGGAGGCACCCATCATGATTATTCTGCTGTTGATTATTGGCGCCGTTGCCTTCTTTTGGACGATGGTATTGATGAAGCCCAACCGGCGTCGACCCTTGGCAATCGCTGTGAGCGCCTTGCTAATTATGATACCGGTTGTACTTTTGAGTTTGAATGATTTGTATCACATCGGCTTTACGATTGACGAAACCACTGAATTGCAACCGCTAGCACCCATGAATGACCAGTTACAAATTCAAAGCCACCCCATCGGCACGGCTAAGAAACACATGGCTTATCAATATCGTATTTCGGGTGATGCAACGATTCATACTGTTAAGCCAAGTACTACCGTCAAAACCAAACTGACACACGGTACGATTCCGCAAGTTGCCGTGACCGCGCAGAAACTCGAGTACACCAATATTTTCACCGCTATTATGTTCGCCGGATCCGGTGAACAAGGCAAAACCATTGGCAAGATTTACACGTTCACTTTACCGAGTAATTGGCAGGTTGTAAGTTTTTAAAGTATCTATATCCGTAAAAAGCCGTCCCTAGATTTCTCTAAGGGCGGCTTTTTATAACCTCTGAATTTCCATACGGTTGAATAAAAGCGCAAACGCCTTACGCCAACAACATTCGATACAACGTACTGATCGGCAAACCCATGACGTTGTAAAAATCACCATTGATCGCCTTAACCAGTAAAGCTCCGGCGTCTTGAATGCCATAAGCACCCGCCTTGTCTTGATAGGCGTCTTCTTGTAAATACGACTCAACTTCGGCTTCATCAAGCGGCCAAAAAGTGACATCTGTGGCCACGACTTGCTGCCGAATCGTGCCATTGTCCAGACGCACCCACAAGCCCGTATAGACTTGATGGGTTTGGCCGCCGAGTGCAGTAGTCATTTGCTTGGCTTCTGCACGACTATGCGGCTTACCCAGTAATTTTCCTTGAAAAGCCACCATCGTATCGGCCGCAATAATTGTTGCCCCCGGATAACTCGGTACTAACGATTCTCCTTTGGCTTTGGCCAGACTCTGGACATACTCCGGTGGTGGCAAAATCGGCAACGCCCGTTCGTTAACTGCTGCAGGATGGCTTTCGAATGCAGGAATAATACGCTTGAGTAATGCTTGGCGCCGTGGTGAATAACTCGCCAGAATAATCATGCCTGCATCTCCCCACTTTCATGACTGTCTTGAATCCGCTTGAACATTTTCTCCAGATCGGTGTTGGAAAAGTGGACCAGAACCGGCCGACCATGCGGACAATTGAATGGATTTTCGCATTGCGGCAGTTTCTGCAATAACGCCCGTGCCTGCTGATCGTCTAAATGATGATTGGCTTTGATGGCGCGCTTACAACTCATCATGATCGCCGTCTTCTCCCGAAAAGCCGCAACGGAGATCTTGCCGTCACGTAAAACCCAATCAACCATTTCTTTGATCGTGTCTTCTTCCTGACCGGCTTTGAACCACGTCGGATGATGCTCGACCACGAAACTATTTTGGCCAAAATCCTCTAGATACAAGCCGACCGCTTCCAACACATCCCGATGCGTGCGGATATTGATCGCATCAGCCGCGGAATAATCCAGCACGATGGGAACCAGTAAATGTTGCTGATCGTTGCTGACTTCACCAATTGCCTGGCGATAAAACTCATAATTAACCCGTTCTTGGGCCGCATGTTGATCCAAAATATACAAGCCGTCCCCAGATTCCGCCAGCAGATATGTCCCGTGAACTTGGGCAAGGTAGGTTAAATCGGGAAAACGTTCAGTCGGCTCCGATCGCTTCAAATCCGAAGCTGCGGTATCCTCCACCAAGGCAGGCGCAACATTGGCGTCTAACGTTTGATAACGCTGATCCCAAGCAGCCAAGCGCTGTGGCTCATCAAAAATTGGCCGATCATCTAAGTCGTTGATGGTTAAATCGACTGCTGCTTCTGCCTGCGCTGCTGGTTGAGAAGTCGGCGTATTTTCAGTGTTAGTGTCGGCGTTTTCGCGCACTTCAGTACCTTGATGCGACACTGCTGTCGTCTTAGGACTGATTTTATTAAGGGTCAGTTCCAGTTGATCAAGATCATAACGCTCGCGTTTGGGCAAATTATCCATGGCATCGGGAATCAGGTTTTCCTTGGCTAAGCGCGCACGAATGGCCTCACTGAGCAAGTGGCTGAGCTGATCTTCTTTACTTAACCGCACCTCGGCTTTGGTTGGGTGCACGTTGACATCCACCAAAGCGGCATCCATCTGAATCGAAATCACGCCCATAGGATAGCGCCCGACCATGAGTTTGGAGCCATAACCGGCAATCACGGCTTTCGTCAACTGAAAGTTCTTGATATAGCGGCCATTGACGACCAAGCTCAGATAATTACGCGACGCCCGCGTGGTTTCAGGCAAACTGGTCAAACCACTCACCTTAAAATCAAGATCCTCGGCTTGAAAGTCGACCATTGACCGAGCAACCGGCAAACCGTAAATGCCCGCCAATGTCTGGCGTAGATCACCTTGACCGGCTGTCCGCACCATCATATTGCCGTCATGGCTGACCGTAAACGCAATCTTAGGGTTAGCTAATGCCAGCCGACTGACAATATCAACAATCTTGCCAAGTTCGGTCTGTTGCGACTTCATGTACTTCAGCCGTGCTGGAGTGTTAAAAAACAGATCGCTCACTTCGACATCGGTTCCGCGACGATGCGCCGCTGTCGTTTGACTTTCTACCTGTCCGCCTTTGACATGAATTTTAGCGCCAATCCCGGCATCGGTAGCGGTCGTTAGCGTCACATCGGCAACCGCCGCAATACTTGCCAGCGCCTCCCCGCGAAATCCCAGTGAATGAACATTAAACAGATCACGCGTGGTCAAAATTTTACTCGTCGCATGGCGCAAGAAAGCTGTCGCCACATCGTCAGGGTCAATGCCGATTCCGTTGTCGCTAACATGAATGGTTTGTAAACCGGCCGCTGACACCTTCACGTCAATTTGGGTGGCTTGGGCGTCAATACTATTTTCCACCAATTCTTTCACCACGCTGGCCGGCCGTTCAATAACTTCCCCAGCAGCAATTTGGTTACTTAAAGTGGCAGATAGTTGGTGAATTTTTGGCATAAAATCACTTCTTCTTTAAATGCTTTTGCAGGTCAAAAATCAAATTCATCGCATCCATCGGCGTTGCATCCATCAAATCGAACTTAGCAAGTTTGGCTAAAATCGGACTATTCTTGGGTGCAGGTTTAGGTTCCTCAAACAACGATAACTGCTGGTCCTCGACTTGGCTGGTAGCTGCCGGGACGGTTTTTTCCGGAGTTGCCGCTTCGAGTTGTTTCAAAATAGTATCCGCACGGCTCAATAAGTCAGCTGGCAAACCGGCTAATTTGGCAACGTGAATCCCGTAACTTTTATCAGCCGGACCCGGCATCATCTTATGCAGAAACACCAGATTGCCGTGTTCTTCAACTGCCCCGACATGGACATTTTTCAGCTTTGCCAATGAATCCGATAAACTGGTCAATTCGTGATAATGCGTTGAGAAAAGTGTCTTGGCATGGACATGATCGTGCAAATATTCGATAATCGCCTGAGCCAATGCCATCCCATCATACGTTGCCGTGCCGCGACCGATTTCGTCAAACAGGATCAAACTCGATGCGGTTGCATGACTCAAGGCCGCATTTGCTTCCAACATCTCGACCATAAAGGTACTTTCGCCATTTGCTAAGTCATCGGCAGCGCCAATGCGGGTGAAGATTTGATCAAAAATAGGCAAATCTGCCGTGTCAGCCGGGACAAACGATCCTGCTTGAGCCATGATGACAATCAATGCCAGCTGTCGCATATAGGTGCTTTTCCCGGACATATTTGGGCCCGTGATCAGCAGCATATCCGTATCCCGATCCATGATGACATCGTTAGGAATATAACTGTCCTGCCCCAAAACATGTTCAACTACCGGATGTCGGCCGCCTTTGACGTTAATGTCATGGGTCCCGGCATGCATCGTTGGCCGCACATAATGGTTATTTTCGGCAACGGTCGCAAAACTTTGCAGCACATCTAACGCCGAAATTTGAGCGGCTAAATGCTGCAGCCGTTTAATCTGAGCCTTAACTTTTTCCCGAATATCCTGGAAAAGGTCATACTCAAGCGCAGTTGAACTTTCCTGCGCCTCTAAAATCAGCGTTTCTTTTTCTTTAAGTTCCGGCGTAATAAAGCGCTCGGCGTTAGTCAGCGTTTGTTTGCGTTCATACCGACCCTCTGGCACCTTATCCAGGTTTGACTTGGTCACTTCAATAAAGTAGCCGAAGACCTTATTGTAACGGATTCTAAGATTGTGAATGCCCGTCGCTTTCCGCTCTGAAGCTTCAAGTTCCGCAATCCACTGCTTCGAATTTTTCATGGCATCGCGGTAAGCATCTAGCTTTTCATTGTAACCGCGCAGAATTAAGCCGCCATCTGTCACGGAAATCGGTGGCTCCGGCTCGATTGACCGCCGAATGAGTCCTGCCACGTCACTAACCGGGTCTATCTTACCGCGAAGTTCTTTAAAACTGCCATCGTCAAGCTTGCTCAAAACATCCTGAATCGCCGGGACTTGATCCAGCGAGGTTTGCAACTGAATCAAATCGCGCCCGTTAACGGTTCCAAAGGCCACCCGTCCTGCTAACCGCTCAAGATCATACACCTTTGTCAACCGCTCTTGCAGCTCACTCCGCTCAAAAAAGTGTTCCAGCAAATCCTGCACCTGATTTTGGCGCACACTGATGGCATCAATGTCCAACAATGGCCGCTCCAGCCACTGCTTCAATAAGCGCCCGCCCATTGCGGTTTTGGTCGCATCCAATAATGACAACAGCGTATCACCTTTGCGTCCGGTACGACTATTTTGTAGGATATCAAGATTGCTGCGGGCATCCTGATCCATTTCCAAATACGCGGACGGTTGATAGGCAACAGCCTTTTGAATATGTGCCAGACTGCGCTTTTGGGTGTTCAACAAATACGCCATCAGCATCTGCACCACCGCAGCTTCGGCAGGATCGGTTAAATCTTGGGAAACATAACTGCCTTCACTGGTCGGCTTCGTGTCTTGCTGGACTGATAACAGCCGCTCCCCTTTTTTAAGCATCGCGGCATCTTCATCGTTCAGGTCTTCTGGCACTACAATCTCTTTGGTGGCCAGCGCGCTTAATTCATTTTGTAAGGCGAACTTACTTTTCAGGTCCGTGACTTTCAGTTCGCCAGTGGAAACATCCCCGTAAGCAAATGCGTACCCGGCTGCGTGCGGCAAAACTGCTGTGATATAGTTATTGGTCTTCGCCGCACCGGCCTTAATATCGACATTCGTGCCGGGCGTGATTAATTGAATGACCGCACGCTTAACCATACCGACCGCTTTTTTTGGATCTTCCATCTGCTCACAGATTGCTACCTTATAGCCATGATCGATCAAAATATCGACATAGCTTTGCACGGCATGATGCGGCACCCCTGCCATTGGAATCGGATCATCCGCGCTTTTATTCCGCGCCGTCAAGGTCAGCTCAAGTAACTGCGCCCCCTTGATCGCATCATCATTAAACAGCTCATAGAAATCACCAATCCGATAAAATAAAAATGCATCCGGATACTGCGCTTTAATCGCATTATATTGTTGCATCATCGGCGTATCGCTGGTTTTTTGCGGCACAAAATTCACCCTTTATCCTTTGACTTTCTCTGACGTTCTATTATTCATATTTTACCAGTTCCGTCAATCCCACAGCCCTGGATTGTTTGAATCTGGCCGGTTTTTAGGAGCTAGTGTAAAATCTCTCTTGGTGCATGTGTATGTCAAACAAAGGCCGCATCAATTTAGACGATTCCAACAGCAGTGTGACGAATATTAGCATAGAAAGCAAGAGCTGGCGGAGCGGTGGCGGGCTCAGTGGTGAAATTGGTCTTAAGCGGAGTGGTCTTCTCCGCTTTAGACCAAGGCCGAGCTTTGAAACCGCGCAATTTGCGGGTTCAAAGTCGTGCCCACCACGTTCCAGCCCAGCCACCGCGTAGCCAGCTCGGAGTATCGGAAATCACTTAATTAGAGTAGAACCGTGAAAAAGTTGACACTTACACAATCCAGCCGGCAGCTTACTGAAACTTATTTCTTCAAATGATAACTGTACGTCGCAATAATCACATTTTCCCGGCTAGCAAAAGCAGCCCGTAAGCGGAAATTGGTTTGGTTGTGGAGAATATTCTGCCACTTTTTGCGCGGGACAAACTGTGGAATGAGCACCGTGGTCGTGAAATTACGCTTAGCTGCATTGCGAGCTACGATGTCCACAAACCGAATCGTAGGCGCTTCAATCGAGCGATATGACGAATGGATGTCTACAAACCGAACATCCGGAAAGTCTGCCCGAAACTCGCTTTGGGTTTCCTTTTCCTTGTTAGGATTCTCATCCATCGACACATGCATCGCGATGACATAATCGCCAATCGACTGGGCATAATTCAACGCTGCTCGGGTAACCCGCGTCACATTGCCGACAAGGACGATAACGGTGCTACCGTCATAGTCATGCTCTTCAACGTCGGCCGGCAACCGTAACTGCGCCGCTACTTTGTCATAGTGATCACGAATCTTGTAGAACAAGAAGATGGCAAGCGGCATGACGATGAAAAACGGCCAAATGTCAAACAAACGATAAGCAAAGAGAATGACTAAAATGGCAAAGGAAATTAAGGCTCCGGAGAAGTTGGCGACCGTCTTGCCTATCCAGCCTTTACCACGATTGCGGAACCAATGAATGATCATGCCGGTTTGCGACAGCGTAAACGGGATGAACACCCCGACAGCATACAACGGAATTAATCGCTCCGTGGACCCTTGGAAAATCGTGATCAACGCCGCTGACCCCAGCGCCAGTGTCAGGATCCCATTGGAATAACCCAATCGATCCCCACGATCCAGGTACATATGCGGCATGAACTTATCTTTGGCTAAATTAAAGGCCAGCACTGGAAATGCAGAAAAACCCGTATTCGCAGCGACCGCCAAAATCAGCGCCGTCGCAAACTGAACGACATAGTACATGATTCCAGTACCGCCAAATGTTTCTTTGGCCACCTGCGACAATACCGTCACTTTCGCCATTGGCACCAAACCATACCAGTAGTTTAAAAATGTGATGCCGGCAAAGAAGAAGCCCAAAATAGCCGCCATAATGGCCAATGTTTTCGCCGCATTTTTTTCTTTTGGCAACTTAAAAAATGGCACCGCATTGCTGATCGCTTCAACCCCGGTCAGTGAACTGGAACCACTGGAAAAGGCGCGGAAGATTAACGCCATGGAAACGCCGGGAATTGCGGCACCGACCATCGATGTTGCCTTATAAGGAATGGCCCCGGTCACAACTTGGTACAACCCCCAGATAATCATCGCGGTCATAACCAAAACGAAGAGGTACACCGGAATCATCAGGAAATTAGCGGATTCACTCATTCCGCGAAGATTCATGCCCATTAAAATAAAGATAATGACAAGCGAGATGGCAACTTGATGACCATAAAGCGCTGGGATCGCACTGGTAATCGCCTCAGCCCCCGCCGAAACGGAAACCGAAACCGTCAGCATGTAATCAATCAGAAGTGAAGCGCCCGCCGTCAAACCGGCATTCTTGCCCAGATTTTCGCTCGCAACGACATAAGCTCCGCCGCCACTTGGATAAGCATGGATAATTTGCCGGTAAGAAAGTGTCAGCGAGATCAGGAGA harbors:
- a CDS encoding MDR family MFS transporter is translated as MLTTTDVNGHPYNRLLLVITLLIGTFTTFLTQTILTTAYPTLMADFHISASAVQWLTTGFMLIMGIMIPVSAWLLDKFNVKHLYLTAMTIFFLGSLLCWLANDFQMLLLGRLIQAIGVGMSMPTFQTVMFTIFPPEKRGSAMGLAGIVIGLAPAIGPTLSGWILLHHTWRALFAVIMPIAAGVVLLAIYSMRQVLPTSHPKIDVPSIIASTLGFGGLLYGFSTVGDAGWTDSQVLISLAIGIVFVALFCWRQLHLKTPLLELRVFKSKTFTLSVILTAVAFMSMVGVEMVLPMYIQTIRGESAFHSGMILFPGAIMMGIMSPITGRIFDKIGAKRLAVAGLFLLVAGTLPLMTVTATTPLIYITAIYTVRMFGITMVTMPVTTAGMNALPTHLINHGTAVNNTIRQVAASIGTAILVSVLSVVTKGATPSASGKVLDPIDYTNAMHQATLAGYRAAFAVSLVMAALGLVLSFFLNNDAMDRRHPS
- the mutS gene encoding DNA mismatch repair protein MutS, which codes for MPQKTSDTPMMQQYNAIKAQYPDAFLFYRIGDFYELFNDDAIKGAQLLELTLTARNKSADDPIPMAGVPHHAVQSYVDILIDHGYKVAICEQMEDPKKAVGMVKRAVIQLITPGTNVDIKAGAAKTNNYITAVLPHAAGYAFAYGDVSTGELKVTDLKSKFALQNELSALATKEIVVPEDLNDEDAAMLKKGERLLSVQQDTKPTSEGSYVSQDLTDPAEAAVVQMLMAYLLNTQKRSLAHIQKAVAYQPSAYLEMDQDARSNLDILQNSRTGRKGDTLLSLLDATKTAMGGRLLKQWLERPLLDIDAISVRQNQVQDLLEHFFERSELQERLTKVYDLERLAGRVAFGTVNGRDLIQLQTSLDQVPAIQDVLSKLDDGSFKELRGKIDPVSDVAGLIRRSIEPEPPISVTDGGLILRGYNEKLDAYRDAMKNSKQWIAELEASERKATGIHNLRIRYNKVFGYFIEVTKSNLDKVPEGRYERKQTLTNAERFITPELKEKETLILEAQESSTALEYDLFQDIREKVKAQIKRLQHLAAQISALDVLQSFATVAENNHYVRPTMHAGTHDINVKGGRHPVVEHVLGQDSYIPNDVIMDRDTDMLLITGPNMSGKSTYMRQLALIVIMAQAGSFVPADTADLPIFDQIFTRIGAADDLANGESTFMVEMLEANAALSHATASSLILFDEIGRGTATYDGMALAQAIIEYLHDHVHAKTLFSTHYHELTSLSDSLAKLKNVHVGAVEEHGNLVFLHKMMPGPADKSYGIHVAKLAGLPADLLSRADTILKQLEAATPEKTVPAATSQVEDQQLSLFEEPKPAPKNSPILAKLAKFDLMDATPMDAMNLIFDLQKHLKKK
- a CDS encoding APC family permease, which translates into the protein MMHLKRLFIGRPLKSSEEGGQQLNIFKALAMLSSDALSSVAYGTEQIVLVLTTLSAAAIWYSLPIAAFVLILLISLTLSYRQIIHAYPSGGGAYVVASENLGKNAGLTAGASLLIDYMLTVSVSVSAGAEAITSAIPALYGHQVAISLVIIFILMGMNLRGMSESANFLMIPVYLFVLVMTAMIIWGLYQVVTGAIPYKATSMVGAAIPGVSMALIFRAFSSGSSSLTGVEAISNAVPFFKLPKEKNAAKTLAIMAAILGFFFAGITFLNYWYGLVPMAKVTVLSQVAKETFGGTGIMYYVVQFATALILAVAANTGFSAFPVLAFNLAKDKFMPHMYLDRGDRLGYSNGILTLALGSAALITIFQGSTERLIPLYAVGVFIPFTLSQTGMIIHWFRNRGKGWIGKTVANFSGALISFAILVILFAYRLFDIWPFFIVMPLAIFLFYKIRDHYDKVAAQLRLPADVEEHDYDGSTVIVLVGNVTRVTRAALNYAQSIGDYVIAMHVSMDENPNKEKETQSEFRADFPDVRFVDIHSSYRSIEAPTIRFVDIVARNAAKRNFTTTVLIPQFVPRKKWQNILHNQTNFRLRAAFASRENVIIATYSYHLKK
- a CDS encoding Maf family protein, which translates into the protein MIILASYSPRRQALLKRIIPAFESHPAAVNERALPILPPPEYVQSLAKAKGESLVPSYPGATIIAADTMVAFQGKLLGKPHSRAEAKQMTTALGGQTHQVYTGLWVRLDNGTIRQQVVATDVTFWPLDEAEVESYLQEDAYQDKAGAYGIQDAGALLVKAINGDFYNVMGLPISTLYRMLLA
- the mutL gene encoding DNA mismatch repair endonuclease MutL; translation: MPKIHQLSATLSNQIAAGEVIERPASVVKELVENSIDAQATQIDVKVSAAGLQTIHVSDNGIGIDPDDVATAFLRHATSKILTTRDLFNVHSLGFRGEALASIAAVADVTLTTATDAGIGAKIHVKGGQVESQTTAAHRRGTDVEVSDLFFNTPARLKYMKSQQTELGKIVDIVSRLALANPKIAFTVSHDGNMMVRTAGQGDLRQTLAGIYGLPVARSMVDFQAEDLDFKVSGLTSLPETTRASRNYLSLVVNGRYIKNFQLTKAVIAGYGSKLMVGRYPMGVISIQMDAALVDVNVHPTKAEVRLSKEDQLSHLLSEAIRARLAKENLIPDAMDNLPKRERYDLDQLELTLNKISPKTTAVSHQGTEVRENADTNTENTPTSQPAAQAEAAVDLTINDLDDRPIFDEPQRLAAWDQRYQTLDANVAPALVEDTAASDLKRSEPTERFPDLTYLAQVHGTYLLAESGDGLYILDQHAAQERVNYEFYRQAIGEVSNDQQHLLVPIVLDYSAADAINIRTHRDVLEAVGLYLEDFGQNSFVVEHHPTWFKAGQEEDTIKEMVDWVLRDGKISVAAFREKTAIMMSCKRAIKANHHLDDQQARALLQKLPQCENPFNCPHGRPVLVHFSNTDLEKMFKRIQDSHESGEMQA
- a CDS encoding DUF4811 domain-containing protein, which codes for MIILLLIIGAVAFFWTMVLMKPNRRRPLAIAVSALLIMIPVVLLSLNDLYHIGFTIDETTELQPLAPMNDQLQIQSHPIGTAKKHMAYQYRISGDATIHTVKPSTTVKTKLTHGTIPQVAVTAQKLEYTNIFTAIMFAGSGEQGKTIGKIYTFTLPSNWQVVSF